One genomic segment of Vidua macroura isolate BioBank_ID:100142 unplaced genomic scaffold, ASM2450914v1 whyUn_scaffold_107, whole genome shotgun sequence includes these proteins:
- the DDN gene encoding dendrin, producing MLGGPERGAGRLRICERTKLVLVEIDTVACCSPATGMAAGCWPEPPWTYRRIAGEYAYLEKRFVAELAPPWPPVPSNPPCRLQDFTARPRVPPTPCPPRQLEGPGGSGPWGGHPVPAPRPPVSGDKPGPPTYEVHMQRVQAAHARRGGPPPYIAPPAYDGPHRTLQLRPPRGPRSPPPAPRARGAVPGGWSHTLPRAATEAKHRWPRGMQLSPGGPGTPRHCQTLPRAAAGRERVPGRGRGQRGSGGHVLIDATRVVVRAQYVPPPQRQQVRYARGSLGPGTPPRSPSVPSAVGSPSAAPSPPREPSGSPRSPWQSPGGCRGARGRPPPRRPVLYAQALREAVSRIRRHTAPDSDSDAEGSVGGSRQRLCRDPRAYSSSSSSLESTGAPPGPASPTPA from the exons ATGCTGGGGGGTCCGGAGCGGGGTGCGGGGCGCCTGCGGATCTGCGAGCGGACCAAGCTGGTGCTGGTGGAGATCGACACGGTGGCGTGTTGCAGCCCGGCTACCGGCATGGCTGCGGGGTGCTGGCCCGAGCCCCCCTGGACCTACCGCCGCATCGCCGGGGAGTACGC GTACCTGGAGAAGCGCTTTGTGGCCGAGCTGGCCCCCCCCTGGCCCCCAGTGCCCTCCAACCCCCCTTGTCGCCTGCAGGACTTCACCGCCCGGCCCCGggtgccccccaccccctgccccccGCGACAGCTTGAGGGGCCAGGGGGCAGTGGACCCTGGGGGGGGCACCCTGTGCCTGCGCCTCGGCCCCCGGTGTCGGGGGACAAGCCGGGCCCCCCCACCTACGAGGTGCACATGCAGCGGGTGCAGGCGGCCCACGCCCGCCGTGGGGGACCCCCCCCTTACATCGCGCCCCCCGCCTATGACGGTCCCCACCGCACCCTGCAGCTCCGCCCCCCGCGGGGaccccgcagccccccgccGGCACCTCGGGCCCGGGGGGCTGTGCCGGGGGGCTGGAGCCACACACTGCCCCGGGCGGCCACCGAGGCCAAGCACCGGTGGCCCCGTGGGAtgcagctgtccccaggagggcCTGGCACGCCCCGGCACTGCCAGACGCTGCCACGGGCGGCAGCCGGCCGGGAGCGGGTGCCGGGGCGCGGGAGGGGGCAGCGGGGGTCGGGGGGACACGTCCTCATTGACGCCACCCGTGTGGTGGTCCGGGCCCAGTACGTGCCACCCCCGCAGCGACAGCAGGTCCGCTATGCCAGGGGCTCGCTGGGGCCTGGCACCCCTCCTCGCAGCCCTTCCGTGCCCTCCGCGGTCGGCAGCCCTTCCGCTGCTCCCTCGCCCCCACGGGAGCCCTCCGGCAGCCCCCGCAGCCCGTGGCAGAGcccggggggctgcaggggtgccCGCGGGCGGCCCCCCCCGCGGCGGCCGGTGCTGTACGCCCAGGCGCTGCGGGAAGCCGTGTCCCGCATCCGCCGGCACACGGCGCCCGACTCGGACTCGGACGCCGAGGGCAGCGTGGGGGGCTCCCGGCAGCGGCTCTGCCGAGACCCCCGCgcctacagcagcagcagcagcagcctggagagcaCCGGGgcccccccgggccccgccAGCCCCACCCCTGCCTGA
- the PRKAG1 gene encoding 5'-AMP-activated protein kinase subunit gamma-1 isoform X2, giving the protein MEDPGPEPDPGPGPAAESPAELSPPGLEGDTHRGAYTAFMKSHRCYDLIPTSSKLVVFDTSLQVKKAFFALVTNGVRAAPLWDSKKQSFVGMLTITDFINILHRYYKSPMVQIYELEEHKIETWREVYLQDSFKPLVCISPNASLFDAVSSLIRNKIHRLPVIDPDSGNTLYILTHKRILKFLKLFIAEVPKPEFMSRTLEELQIGTYSNIAVVGTSTPIYVALGIFVQHRVSALPVVDDSGRVVDIYSKFDVINLAAEKTYNNLDVTVTRALQHRSHYFEGVLKCYKHETLETIINRLVEAEVHRLVVVDESDVVKGIVSLSDILQALVLPQGP; this is encoded by the exons ATGGAG GATCCCGGCCCCGAGCCTGAccccggcccgggcccggccgccgAGAGCCCGGCGGAGCTGAGCCCCCCGGGGCTGGAAG GGGACACTCACCGCGGTGCCTACACCGCCTTCATGAAATCCCATCGCTGCTACGACCTGATCCCCACCAGCTCCAAACTGGTCGTCTTCGacacatccctgcag GTGAAGAAGGCGTTCTTCGCGCTGGTCACCAACGGTGTCCGGGCAGCCCCGCTCTGGGACagcaaaaagcaaagttttgtAG GAATGCTGACCATCACCGACTTCATCAACATCCTGCACCGCTACTACAAATCCCCCATG gtGCAGATCTATGAGCTGGAGGAACATAAAATAGAGACGTGGAGAG AGGTTTATCTGCAAGACTCCTTCAAGCCACTGGTCTGCATTTCCCCCAATGCCAG CCTGTTTGACGCCGTCTCCTCCCTGATCCGGAACAAGATCCATCGCCTGCCCGTCATCGACCCCGACTCAGGGAACACGCTCTACATCCTCACCCACAAACGCATCCTCAAGTTCCTCAAGCTCTTT ATCGCAGAGGTGCCCAAGCCCGAGTTCATGTCACGGACGTTGGAGGAGCTGCAGATTGGCACCTACAGCAACATCGCCGTGGTTGGCACCAGCACCCCCATCTACGTGGCCCTGGGCATCTTCGTGCAGCACCGCGTCTCCGCGCTGCCCGTGGTCGACGACTCGG ggcGCGTGGTGGACATCTACTCCAAATTCGACGTTATT AACCTGGCAGCTGAAAAGACCTACAACAACCTGGACGTGACGGTGACGCGGGCGCTGCAGCACCGCTCCCACTACTTCGAGGGCGTCCTCAAGTGTTACAAGCACGAGACGCTGGAAACCATCATCAACCGCCTGGTCGAGGCCGAG gtccACCGGCTGGTGGTGGTGGATGAGAGCGATGTGGTTAAAGGGATCGTCTCCCTCTCGGACATCCTGCAAGCCCTGGTCCTCCCACAGGGCCcctga
- the PRKAG1 gene encoding 5'-AMP-activated protein kinase subunit gamma-1 isoform X1, which translates to MEDPGPEPDPGPGPAAESPAELSPPGLEGDTHRGAYTAFMKSHRCYDLIPTSSKLVVFDTSLQVKKAFFALVTNGVRAAPLWDSKKQSFVGERGVRGSLGVEGGWQDPPHPACPPGMLTITDFINILHRYYKSPMVQIYELEEHKIETWREVYLQDSFKPLVCISPNASLFDAVSSLIRNKIHRLPVIDPDSGNTLYILTHKRILKFLKLFIAEVPKPEFMSRTLEELQIGTYSNIAVVGTSTPIYVALGIFVQHRVSALPVVDDSGRVVDIYSKFDVINLAAEKTYNNLDVTVTRALQHRSHYFEGVLKCYKHETLETIINRLVEAEVHRLVVVDESDVVKGIVSLSDILQALVLPQGP; encoded by the exons ATGGAG GATCCCGGCCCCGAGCCTGAccccggcccgggcccggccgccgAGAGCCCGGCGGAGCTGAGCCCCCCGGGGCTGGAAG GGGACACTCACCGCGGTGCCTACACCGCCTTCATGAAATCCCATCGCTGCTACGACCTGATCCCCACCAGCTCCAAACTGGTCGTCTTCGacacatccctgcag GTGAAGAAGGCGTTCTTCGCGCTGGTCACCAACGGTGTCCGGGCAGCCCCGCTCTGGGACagcaaaaagcaaagttttgtAGGTGAGCGAGGGGTCAGGGGGTCTCTGGGGGTTGAGGGGGGCTGGCAGGACCCTCCTCACCCTGCCTGCCCCCCAGGAATGCTGACCATCACCGACTTCATCAACATCCTGCACCGCTACTACAAATCCCCCATG gtGCAGATCTATGAGCTGGAGGAACATAAAATAGAGACGTGGAGAG AGGTTTATCTGCAAGACTCCTTCAAGCCACTGGTCTGCATTTCCCCCAATGCCAG CCTGTTTGACGCCGTCTCCTCCCTGATCCGGAACAAGATCCATCGCCTGCCCGTCATCGACCCCGACTCAGGGAACACGCTCTACATCCTCACCCACAAACGCATCCTCAAGTTCCTCAAGCTCTTT ATCGCAGAGGTGCCCAAGCCCGAGTTCATGTCACGGACGTTGGAGGAGCTGCAGATTGGCACCTACAGCAACATCGCCGTGGTTGGCACCAGCACCCCCATCTACGTGGCCCTGGGCATCTTCGTGCAGCACCGCGTCTCCGCGCTGCCCGTGGTCGACGACTCGG ggcGCGTGGTGGACATCTACTCCAAATTCGACGTTATT AACCTGGCAGCTGAAAAGACCTACAACAACCTGGACGTGACGGTGACGCGGGCGCTGCAGCACCGCTCCCACTACTTCGAGGGCGTCCTCAAGTGTTACAAGCACGAGACGCTGGAAACCATCATCAACCGCCTGGTCGAGGCCGAG gtccACCGGCTGGTGGTGGTGGATGAGAGCGATGTGGTTAAAGGGATCGTCTCCCTCTCGGACATCCTGCAAGCCCTGGTCCTCCCACAGGGCCcctga